The Macadamia integrifolia cultivar HAES 741 unplaced genomic scaffold, SCU_Mint_v3 scaffold750, whole genome shotgun sequence genome contains a region encoding:
- the LOC122069886 gene encoding trihelix transcription factor ASIL2-like: MAASLSSAQELSPANAATITIASTNVAAAVADVRPTPKPPSSRRLPPPCWSHEETVALIDSYRDKWYSLRRGNLKATHWQEVADAIARRCPFANPSKTSVQCRHKVEKLRKRYRTEKQKALSNPGRFSSSWVYFRKMDAMEKGPSASSSAPARSNSTEEEDDDDDDENEDDGEEDPLPPTNTRSLHRLLNNGVSNNGGSGGGVGGFRLRIPSRATVALPAVTGFRSRGYDRVVDENPNSNPNHNPRYLNGFSSSRSSFGRRSDGGGSGGGGGVKREMDPVSEMVTSIKMLGEGFVKMEHMKIEVAREIERMRMDMEMKRTEMILESQQRIVEAFAKGFSGKKKIKRLPSPDS, translated from the coding sequence ATGGCTGCTTCCTTGTCCTCTGCCCAAGAACTCAGCCCAGCTAACGCCGCCACCATCACCATCGCCTCCACCAACGTCGCCGCCGCCGTGGCCGACGTTCGTCCAACCCCAAAGCCTCCTTCTTCCCGACGTCTCCCTCCTCCTTGCTGGTCTCACGAAGAAACCGTAGCCCTCATCGATTCATACCGTGATAAATGGTACTCCCTCCGCCGCGGTAATCTCAAGGCCACCCACTGGCAGGAGGTCGCCGATGCTATAGCTCGCCGCTGCCCCTTCGCCAACCCTTCTAAGACATCCGTCCAATGTCGCCATAAGGTCGAGAAGCTACGCAAGCGTTACCGAACCGAGAAGCAGAAAGCCCTCTCTAACCCTGGCCGCTTCTCGTCCTCTTGGGTTTATTTTCGCAAGATGGATGCCATGGAGAAAGgcccttctgcttcttcttccgcCCCTGCACGTTCTAATTCcaccgaagaagaagatgacgacgacgatgatgagaACGAAGACGATGGCGAGGAAGATCCACTGCCTCCCACCAATACCCGTAGTCTCCATCGCCTTTTGAACAATGGGGTTAGTAATAATGGCGGTAGCGGAGGAGGTGTTGGTGGGTTTCGTCTTAGAATTCCCAGCCGCGCAACGGTTGCTTTGCCGGCCGTCACGGGATTCCGGTCCAGGGGTTATGATAGGGTTGTCGATGAAAACCCTAATTCGAACCCTAACCATAATCCTAGGTACTTGAATGGTTTTTCCTCATCAAGGTCCAGCTTTGGGCGGAGGAGCGATGGGGGTGGgagtggaggtggtggaggggtTAAGAGAGAAATGGATCCGGTTTCCGAAATGGTTACTTCGATTAAGATGTTGGGAGAAGGGTTCGTGAAGATGGAGCACATGAAGATTGAGGTGGccagagagatcgagagaatgCGGATGGACATGGAGATGAAGCGGACCGAGATGATTCTGGAGTCCCAGCAGCGGATCGTCGAAGCCTTTGCCAAAGGGTTTtctgggaagaagaagatcaagagGTTACCATCGCCGGATTCATAG